The genomic interval AAGGGTATGGTGACTACGCGtgtatgtaggtgtgtgtgtgtgtgtgtacacacggGCACATTGGGCACGTGCACATAATGAAACCAAAAACCTTAACACCAACAGGTACTTCTATAACACAcgtacagaaagagagagacagagacagagacaaagacagagagatagaCTTTTGTGTCAAACAAATTTGGGTCTTTTGAATTTTCCCCTAAAAGGCCTGGTAGAATAGCCCGAGGGAGTCACTTGTCTGGCAAACTTAATTTTACCATGCAAGGATTAACCTGGTATTCCCAAGGGCTTTAGGCTATAGGACCTCAGGGATGGTCCCTGCTCTGTTGGCTATTTCTCTGGAAGGAGGCAGCAGCAGTGGTCTGAGCCCCCAAATACAAAGTCTAGTGCTTGGCGTCCTTCACAGAAGCCCAGGCTGCTCTGAGAAAAAAGACTCCCTGTGGATGGTGAGGGCCATTAGGTCCTTTTAACATATACCCACTGACTCATAAGCCTCCTCACTGCCTTTTTAACATCCTTGTTTCTCAAGCTATACACGATGGGGTTGACCATGGGAGTGACCACAGTATAGAACAGGGAGAAGATCTTGTTCAGGGCAACAGCCTGGGTTGCTGTGGGAATGGCATACACTGTTCCCAGTGTTCCATAGTACAGAGTGACCACTATGAGGTGGGAAGAGCAGGTGGAGAAGGCCCATTGCTTTCCTGCAGCTGATGGCATCCTGAGGACAGCAGCAACACTGTGACTATAGGAGGCTACAGTGAGTAGGAAGGGCGCCATAGTGACAAAGGAGGCCAGTAGGAAAGTGGTTTCCTCCACTGTCTCAGTATCAGAACAGACCGGCTCCAGCACAGGGGCCAGGTCACAGAAGAAACGGTCAAACTTATAGGTTGGACAGAAGGGCAGCTGGAAAGTCATGGTAACAGTGACCACCGGGGTTAGGAACTCACCCAGCCAAGACCCACCTGCAAGCGGGATACATGTGCGGACGTTCATGAGGGACGGGTACTGGAGGGGCTGCAGATAGCAAAGTAGCGGTCATAAGACATGGCTGCCAGAAGAAAGCACTCAACTACTGCCATGGAACCGAAGAAGTAAAACTGGACCACACAACCTGCAAAAGAAATCACCTGGGGACCT from Balaenoptera musculus isolate JJ_BM4_2016_0621 chromosome X, mBalMus1.pri.v3, whole genome shotgun sequence carries:
- the LOC118888484 gene encoding LOW QUALITY PROTEIN: olfactory receptor 10A2-like (The sequence of the model RefSeq protein was modified relative to this genomic sequence to represent the inferred CDS: inserted 1 base in 1 codon) produces the protein MGNLTILNEFLRLGFGSLHGLQFFLWGIFLGIYVVTLLGNILILTVISLDCSIQTPMYFFLSNFSFFEIWYTTSIAPKMLQTHLSGPQVISFAGCVVQFYFFGSMAVVECFLLAAMSYDRYFAICXPLQYPSLMNVRTCIPLAGGSWLGEFLTPVVTVTMTFQLPFCPTYKFDRFFCDLAPVLEPVCSDTETVEETTFLLASFVTMAPFLLTVASYSHSVAAVLRMPSAAGKQWAFSTCSSHLIVVTLYYGTLGTVYAIPTATQAVALNKIFSLFYTVVTPMVNPIVYSLRNKDVKKAVRRLMSQWVYVKRT